A portion of the Halobacterium zhouii genome contains these proteins:
- a CDS encoding YeeE/YedE family protein: MSSESPTNAGDERGGESGGGRSPLFLPVIYVGGLVFGLGLAISGMARPEVVLDFLQFEDFGLLFVMGGAAVVTGITFTVATRYLDRAPLTAREYTRRLKSFDRNVLVGGAIFGVGWGLSGICPGAAYASLGVGNYPILWAVAGMFLGAYAQGFVRSLGTDDEPSS, encoded by the coding sequence ATGAGTAGCGAATCTCCGACGAACGCAGGCGACGAGCGCGGAGGCGAGAGCGGTGGCGGGCGCAGTCCGCTGTTCCTCCCGGTCATCTACGTCGGCGGACTGGTCTTCGGCCTCGGACTCGCCATCAGCGGGATGGCGCGGCCGGAGGTCGTCCTCGACTTCCTCCAGTTCGAAGACTTCGGTCTCCTGTTCGTGATGGGCGGGGCCGCCGTCGTCACCGGCATCACCTTCACCGTCGCGACGCGGTACCTCGACCGCGCGCCGCTCACGGCGCGCGAGTACACGCGCCGACTGAAGTCCTTCGACCGGAACGTACTCGTGGGCGGCGCCATCTTCGGCGTCGGCTGGGGACTATCGGGCATCTGTCCGGGCGCCGCGTACGCGAGTCTCGGGGTCGGAAACTACCCGATTCTGTGGGCGGTCGCCGGCATGTTCCTCGGCGCCTACGCACAGGGTTTCGTCCGGTCGCTCGGTACCGACGACGAGCCATCCAGCTAA
- a CDS encoding rhodanese-like domain-containing protein — MRSVGPARLDDRRTDDDVFVLDVRPREAYRQAHIPDSHNAPVYHELRRGETDALDAHLDAVPDDAAVVTVCKAGVVARKATDHLDEQGYSVATLTGGYAGWQQYERNTRLYRVASFLRGLIQ, encoded by the coding sequence ATGCGTAGCGTCGGCCCGGCGCGGCTCGACGACCGTCGGACCGACGACGACGTCTTCGTCCTCGACGTCCGTCCCAGAGAGGCCTACCGGCAGGCCCACATCCCGGACAGCCACAACGCGCCTGTGTACCACGAGTTGCGACGTGGCGAGACGGACGCCCTCGACGCTCACCTCGACGCCGTCCCCGACGACGCGGCAGTCGTCACGGTGTGCAAGGCCGGCGTCGTCGCGCGAAAAGCCACCGACCACCTCGACGAACAGGGGTACTCTGTGGCGACTCTCACCGGCGGGTACGCGGGCTGGCAGCAGTACGAACGGAACACACGCCTGTATCGCGTCGCCTCGTTTCTCCGCGGACTGATTCAGTGA
- a CDS encoding MBL fold metallo-hydrolase translates to MTTGEPPDADDAVATTTPTELKTRIDSGDNVFILDARSEDDFEEWHIDGENVDTVNYPYFEVLDGVPEDLHDALPDDQRITVLCAKGGSSELVADNLDDEGYDVDHLERGMQGWARVYETETFDTATDATVVQYRRPSSGCLAYLVVDDGEAAVVDPLRAFTDTYLEDVRELDAELTYAIDTHIHADHVSGVRELAEETDATTVLPADAADRGVEYDVSYETVTDGDTLAVGDTEIEAVATPGHTTGMTAYRVGDVLFTGDGLFTESVARPDLEDPDAAEDAARTLYESLQDRVLALPEDTVVAPAHFSDAATPNDDGTYTAPLGDLVDRMDALSMDETAFVEFIVSDVPPRPANHEDIIATNLGRQSPGDEEAFELELGPNNCAASDEALTN, encoded by the coding sequence ATGACCACAGGGGAACCTCCCGACGCCGACGACGCGGTGGCAACGACCACGCCAACCGAACTCAAAACTCGCATCGACAGCGGCGATAACGTGTTCATCCTCGACGCGCGCTCGGAAGACGACTTCGAGGAGTGGCACATCGACGGCGAGAACGTCGACACCGTGAACTACCCGTACTTCGAGGTGCTCGACGGCGTTCCCGAGGACCTCCACGACGCCCTTCCCGATGACCAGCGAATCACCGTCCTCTGTGCGAAGGGCGGGTCCAGTGAACTCGTCGCCGACAACCTCGACGACGAGGGCTACGACGTCGACCACCTCGAACGCGGCATGCAGGGATGGGCGCGCGTCTACGAGACGGAGACGTTCGACACAGCCACGGACGCGACGGTCGTCCAGTACCGCCGCCCCTCCAGTGGCTGTCTCGCGTACCTCGTCGTCGACGACGGCGAAGCCGCCGTCGTCGACCCGCTGCGCGCGTTCACGGACACCTACCTCGAGGACGTCCGAGAACTGGACGCCGAACTCACGTACGCCATCGACACGCACATCCACGCCGACCACGTCTCCGGCGTCCGCGAACTCGCAGAGGAGACGGACGCCACCACGGTCCTGCCGGCGGACGCCGCCGACCGCGGCGTCGAGTACGACGTGTCCTACGAGACTGTCACCGACGGCGATACGCTCGCTGTCGGCGACACAGAAATCGAGGCCGTCGCCACGCCCGGCCACACCACCGGCATGACCGCCTACCGGGTCGGGGACGTCCTGTTCACGGGCGACGGCCTGTTCACCGAGAGCGTCGCTCGTCCCGACCTCGAGGACCCTGACGCCGCCGAGGACGCCGCGCGAACCCTCTACGAGAGCCTACAGGACCGTGTCCTGGCACTGCCCGAGGACACCGTCGTCGCGCCGGCGCACTTCAGCGACGCCGCGACGCCGAACGACGACGGGACGTACACCGCTCCCCTCGGCGACCTGGTCGACCGGATGGACGCCCTCTCGATGGACGAAACAGCGTTCGTCGAGTTCATCGTCTCCGACGTGCCGCCTCGACCGGCCAACCACGAGGACATCATCGCGACCAACCTCGGGCGGCAGTCGCCCGGCGACGAGGAGGCGTTCGAACTCGAACTCGGCCCGAACAACTGCGCCGCAAGCGACGAGGCGCTGACCAACTGA
- a CDS encoding DUF2270 domain-containing protein codes for MTDPPTEDADPTDPDLRDVGKGLLDEDMGPSSSMAHLYRGEIHRMKYWRERLDTTTNWAVIVMAAILTWAFSSPDNPHYIILVGAATLTVFLVIEARRYRGYDIWRSRVRTLQENVWSVGLDPRMDTANPDWRERLAEDYRDPTIKITTEEAIAHRLRRVYMPLFAVLLLAWLVRITAFSPDPPLETAAIGLIPGAVVVGVVVVYFAAGLVVAYRPRTWHARGELREEQLRQNR; via the coding sequence ATGACAGATCCACCGACAGAGGACGCCGACCCGACGGACCCGGACCTCCGGGACGTCGGAAAGGGACTGCTCGACGAGGACATGGGACCGAGTTCGTCGATGGCCCACCTCTACCGAGGCGAGATCCACCGGATGAAGTACTGGCGGGAACGCCTCGACACGACCACGAACTGGGCGGTCATCGTGATGGCCGCTATCCTGACGTGGGCGTTCTCGAGTCCCGACAATCCCCACTACATCATTCTCGTTGGCGCTGCGACGCTCACCGTCTTCCTCGTGATCGAGGCGCGGCGGTACCGCGGCTACGACATCTGGCGCTCGCGGGTCCGCACCCTCCAGGAGAACGTCTGGTCGGTCGGCCTCGACCCCAGAATGGACACCGCAAACCCGGACTGGCGCGAGCGACTCGCCGAGGACTACCGGGACCCCACCATCAAGATCACCACCGAAGAGGCCATCGCGCACCGACTCCGCCGGGTCTACATGCCGCTTTTCGCCGTCCTGTTGCTCGCGTGGCTCGTCCGCATCACCGCGTTCTCCCCCGACCCACCGCTCGAGACGGCCGCCATCGGACTGATTCCAGGTGCGGTCGTCGTTGGCGTCGTCGTGGTCTACTTCGCGGCCGGACTCGTCGTCGCGTACCGTCCGCGGACGTGGCACGCGCGCGGCGAACTGCGCGAGGAGCAACTGCGACAGAACCGTTAG
- a CDS encoding DUF7512 family protein, translated as MFGIESLGDTAQALATVGLVFAEALVLYVGYGALSSTLGSTVVGAVGGD; from the coding sequence ATGTTCGGAATCGAATCACTCGGTGATACGGCACAGGCGCTCGCGACCGTTGGTCTGGTCTTCGCGGAAGCGCTCGTGCTGTACGTGGGGTATGGCGCACTCAGTAGCACGCTCGGTTCGACCGTGGTCGGAGCGGTCGGGGGTGACTGA
- a CDS encoding sulfurtransferase TusA family protein yields MTEYEANETLDVKGENCPMPVVKTKQNIDQLAEGEILEVLATDPGSMSDLGGWADTTDGVELVDQQEGQDVYTHYVRKTE; encoded by the coding sequence ATGACGGAGTACGAAGCCAACGAGACCCTCGACGTGAAGGGCGAGAACTGCCCCATGCCCGTCGTCAAGACCAAGCAGAACATCGACCAGCTAGCCGAAGGCGAGATCCTCGAAGTCCTCGCGACCGACCCGGGGAGCATGAGCGACCTCGGCGGCTGGGCGGACACGACCGACGGCGTGGAACTCGTCGACCAGCAGGAAGGCCAAGACGTGTACACGCACTACGTCCGCAAAACCGAATGA
- a CDS encoding sulfite exporter TauE/SafE family protein, protein MAIFGTSLAMVAVFVGFGLLIGTLFGFFGMGGSFLVTPALLVMGYPSTVAVGSGLAFVFGTSVIGALRHRDHGQVDYKLATIMTVAMTLGIEGGKSVVFFLEATGMADLIINVAYVGLLAGVGLLTLRDAWSDDDGTDTDSDLADRVQSIHIPPMVTLRGGVRVSGTIIFAVGLVIGILSGFLGVGGGFLLMPAMMYGLGVPAAIAVGTDILQITISGAFGAFTYAQSGSVALPVVGFLLLGSALGARVGAGATNLVDEDEIKGYFAAMLLAGSVAVASNKLGTVYGIELLNTLSTVLIFGSALLVSGAVVLAAVCRLRDDQTGTWCQLTTS, encoded by the coding sequence ATGGCGATATTCGGTACGAGTCTCGCCATGGTCGCGGTGTTCGTAGGGTTCGGCCTGCTCATCGGGACCCTGTTCGGGTTCTTCGGCATGGGGGGTTCGTTCCTCGTGACGCCCGCACTGCTCGTGATGGGGTACCCGTCGACGGTCGCTGTCGGGAGTGGTCTGGCGTTCGTCTTCGGGACGAGCGTCATCGGGGCGCTCCGGCACCGGGACCACGGCCAGGTCGACTACAAGCTCGCGACCATCATGACCGTCGCGATGACCCTCGGCATCGAGGGCGGGAAGAGCGTCGTGTTCTTTCTGGAAGCGACCGGCATGGCCGACCTCATCATCAACGTCGCGTACGTCGGACTGCTCGCCGGCGTCGGCCTACTCACGTTGCGTGACGCGTGGAGCGACGACGACGGTACCGACACCGACAGCGACCTCGCCGACCGCGTCCAGTCCATCCACATCCCGCCGATGGTGACACTCCGCGGCGGCGTCCGCGTCTCCGGGACGATCATATTCGCCGTCGGCCTCGTCATCGGTATCCTGTCGGGCTTCCTCGGCGTCGGCGGCGGCTTCCTCCTGATGCCCGCGATGATGTATGGGCTCGGAGTGCCCGCCGCCATCGCCGTCGGAACGGACATCCTCCAGATCACCATTTCGGGGGCGTTCGGCGCCTTCACGTACGCCCAGTCCGGGTCCGTCGCGCTGCCCGTCGTCGGATTCCTGTTGCTCGGGAGTGCGCTCGGTGCCCGCGTCGGCGCGGGCGCGACGAATCTCGTCGACGAGGACGAGATCAAGGGTTACTTCGCCGCGATGCTGCTCGCCGGCAGTGTCGCGGTCGCGTCGAACAAGCTCGGAACCGTCTACGGAATCGAACTCCTCAACACCCTGAGCACCGTACTGATTTTCGGTTCGGCGCTGCTCGTCAGCGGCGCCGTCGTGCTCGCGGCCGTCTGCCGCCTGCGTGACGACCAGACAGGGACGTGGTGTCAGCTCACCACGTCGTAG
- a CDS encoding DsrE/DsrF/DrsH-like family protein: MSTDTPTSADEDAPSRAELAARIDELETELAAATDDDQQKMSIIATKGTLDMAYPPLILASTAAAFGYDVTVFHTFWGLDILHEERSKELKLSSVGNPNMPVPNAVAALPGMDRVTTKMMEKRIDDNDTATIEELIDTSLEMGVEFQACQMTIDLMDYDEDDFYDGVTTGVGAATAIQDMADADIQLLV; this comes from the coding sequence ATGAGTACGGACACACCAACGTCGGCGGACGAGGACGCGCCCTCGCGCGCCGAACTCGCCGCTCGCATCGACGAACTGGAGACGGAACTCGCCGCGGCGACCGACGACGACCAGCAGAAGATGTCGATTATCGCGACGAAGGGCACACTCGACATGGCGTACCCGCCGCTCATCCTCGCGAGCACGGCCGCCGCATTCGGCTACGACGTCACCGTCTTCCACACGTTCTGGGGGCTCGACATCCTCCACGAGGAACGCTCGAAGGAACTCAAACTGAGTTCGGTCGGCAATCCCAACATGCCCGTTCCGAACGCTGTCGCCGCGCTCCCCGGCATGGACCGCGTGACCACGAAGATGATGGAAAAGCGCATCGACGACAACGACACGGCCACCATCGAGGAACTCATCGACACCTCCCTCGAGATGGGGGTCGAGTTCCAGGCCTGTCAGATGACCATCGACCTGATGGACTACGACGAGGACGACTTCTACGACGGCGTGACGACCGGCGTCGGCGCCGCAACGGCCATCCAGGACATGGCCGATGCCGACATCCAACTGCTCGTCTGA
- a CDS encoding YeeE/YedE family protein — MDPLVLQLAASDPFPRGVLPYLVGGLFVGLGAAVIYLATGIIAGASTFLESTLSYVSDVDRFNRFKYVQSRGWRVVFTLGIVSGAAVWGFALAPDPTAWTTDVQWWRLLAGGVLVGVGTRVGKGCTSGHGVCGVGSLSNTSLVNVATFLVTAIGTAQLVQALGVMP, encoded by the coding sequence ATGGACCCACTCGTATTGCAACTCGCAGCCAGCGACCCCTTCCCGCGGGGAGTACTGCCGTACCTCGTCGGCGGCCTGTTCGTCGGCCTGGGCGCGGCCGTCATCTACCTCGCGACCGGGATCATCGCGGGCGCGAGCACGTTCCTCGAATCGACGCTGTCGTACGTCTCGGATGTCGACCGGTTCAACCGCTTCAAGTACGTCCAGTCTCGGGGCTGGCGGGTCGTGTTCACGCTCGGCATCGTCAGCGGCGCGGCCGTTTGGGGGTTCGCCCTGGCGCCCGACCCGACCGCCTGGACGACCGACGTGCAGTGGTGGCGGTTGCTCGCGGGCGGCGTGCTCGTGGGCGTCGGCACGCGCGTCGGCAAGGGATGTACGTCCGGCCACGGCGTCTGCGGCGTCGGGTCGCTCTCGAACACCTCGCTCGTGAACGTCGCGACCTTCCTGGTCACCGCGATCGGGACCGCCCAACTCGTGCAGGCCCTCGGGGTGATGCCATGA
- a CDS encoding class I SAM-dependent methyltransferase: MGHHTFDASKAAKLEDAAERYRYVSREELHWALDLTDDHTVADLGSGTGFYTDTIAPHAARVYAVDVQEAMHEYYRDKGVPENTELVTAGVEDLPFAADHLDRAISTMTYHEFASDQALSELERVLAPGGRLVVADWSADGTGEDGPPLAERFTASEVTAALRDAGFRIEFTATRPETLLIAAVNDA; encoded by the coding sequence ATGGGTCACCACACGTTCGACGCGTCGAAGGCCGCAAAACTGGAGGACGCCGCCGAACGCTACCGGTACGTCTCGCGGGAGGAACTCCACTGGGCGCTCGACCTCACCGACGACCACACTGTCGCCGACCTGGGCAGCGGCACCGGCTTCTACACGGACACCATCGCCCCGCACGCTGCCCGCGTCTACGCCGTGGACGTCCAGGAGGCGATGCACGAGTACTACCGGGACAAAGGCGTCCCCGAGAACACCGAACTCGTGACCGCTGGCGTCGAGGACTTGCCGTTCGCGGCCGACCACCTCGACCGCGCCATCTCCACGATGACCTACCACGAGTTCGCGAGCGACCAGGCGCTCTCAGAACTCGAGCGCGTGCTCGCACCCGGCGGCCGCCTCGTCGTCGCCGACTGGTCGGCAGACGGCACCGGCGAGGACGGTCCGCCGCTCGCGGAGCGGTTCACCGCCAGCGAGGTGACCGCCGCCCTCCGCGACGCCGGCTTCCGCATCGAGTTCACAGCTACCCGCCCCGAGACGCTCCTCATCGCCGCCGTCAACGATGCGTAG
- a CDS encoding DUF302 domain-containing protein — protein MSYTLDKRVDGAFHDVVEQTIDALADEDFGILSDIDVQQTFAEKLDEEYRQYRILGACNPPLAKQALDEELQVGALLPCNVVVYETDDGEVGVSAVDAEVMLSVVENDDLDDIAAEVHERFERVLETLPAA, from the coding sequence ATGTCCTATACTCTGGACAAGCGAGTCGACGGGGCGTTCCACGACGTCGTCGAACAGACCATCGACGCGCTGGCCGACGAGGACTTCGGCATCCTCAGCGACATCGACGTCCAGCAGACGTTCGCGGAGAAACTCGACGAGGAGTACCGCCAGTACCGCATCCTCGGCGCCTGCAACCCGCCGCTCGCGAAGCAGGCCCTCGACGAGGAACTGCAGGTAGGGGCGCTGTTGCCGTGTAACGTCGTCGTCTACGAGACCGACGACGGCGAGGTCGGCGTGAGCGCAGTAGACGCCGAGGTCATGCTCTCGGTGGTCGAGAACGACGACCTCGACGACATTGCTGCGGAGGTCCACGAACGATTCGAACGCGTACTCGAGACACTCCCCGCGGCCTGA